The Equus caballus isolate H_3958 breed thoroughbred chromosome 22, TB-T2T, whole genome shotgun sequence genome window below encodes:
- the SIRPB2 gene encoding signal-regulatory protein beta-2 isoform X2: MRTSTHPCSRLLVLLLVLSGASEQSDGNEWQVQQPEGPMLVAEGETLLLRCTFVGSCLDDMIKWVKVSNQDQQEIYNFKHGIFPGVTPMIQRTLEPLNCDYSIYIHIVTREHAGTYHCVRFDGLSEHPEKKLDEGTSVLVKGAGDSEPDLWIMQPQELVSSTTGDTVLLNCTVLGNGPPGPIRWFRGSGLSREAIYNFEGLSHPNVTAVRASKSDFSILLHGVSTEYAGTYYCVKFQRKLNRQYLSGQGTRLRVKGLLSVLTLVVLGLKAVTLAAFLLALAVRRRNPRQEDCRTPGPAELCSF; this comes from the exons ATGCGCACCTCCACCCACCCCTGCTCCCGACTGCTCGTGCTGCTCCTTGTCCTCTCAG GAGCCTCTGAGCAGAGCGATGGGAATGAGTGGCAGGTGCAGCAGCCGGAGGGCCCCATGCTGGTGGCAGAAGGTGAGACTCTCCTACTGAGGTGTACATTCGTTGGCTCCTGCCTTGATGACATGATAAAATGGGTCAAGGTGAGCAATCAGGACCAGCAGGAAATTTATAACTTCAAACACGGCATCTTCCCCGGGGTGACACCCATGATCCAGAGGACATTGGAGCCACTTAATTGCGACTATTCCATCTATATCCACATTGTCACCAGGGAGCATGCTGGAACCTACCACTGTGTGAGATTTGATGGCTTAAGTGAGCACCCAGAAAAGAAGCTGGATGAGGGCACCTCAGTGCTCGTGAAGG GAGCTGGGGACTCAGAGCCAGACCTCTGGATCATGCAGCCCCAGGAGCTGGTGTCGTCGACCACTGGAGACACTGTCCTCCTGAACTGCACAGTGCTTGGAAATGGTCCCCCCGGACCCATCAGGTGGTTTCGGGGGTCTGGTCTGAGCCGGGAGGCCATTTACAACTTTGAAGGCCTCTCCCACCCCAACGTGACAGCGGTCCGGGCCTCCAAGAGCGATTTCAGCATTCTTCTACACGGCGTCTCCACTGAGTATGCAGGCACTTACTACTGCGTAAAGTTTCAGAGGAAACTCAACAGGCAATACCTGTCTGGACAGGGCACCAGGCTGAGAGTGAAAG GCCTCCTGTCTGTGCTCACACTTGTGGTCCTGGGGCTGAAGGCAGTGACCTTGGCTGCCTTCCTGCTGGCCCTGGCTGTCCGCCGGAGGAACCCTCGGCAAGAAGACTGCAGGACCCCAGGCCCAGCAGAGCTGTGCTCATTTTAG
- the SIRPB2 gene encoding signal-regulatory protein beta-2 isoform X1 gives MRTSTHPCSRLLVLLLVLSGASEQSDGNEWQVQQPEGPMLVAEGETLLLRCTFVGSCLDDMIKWVKVSNQDQQEIYNFKHGIFPGVTPMIQRTLEPLNCDYSIYIHIVTREHAGTYHCVRFDGLSEHPEKKLDEGTSVLVKGAGDSEPDLWIMQPQELVSSTTGDTVLLNCTVLGNGPPGPIRWFRGSGLSREAIYNFEGLSHPNVTAVRASKSDFSILLHGVSTEYAGTYYCVKFQRKLNRQYLSGQGTRLRVKAKPSAPQETEFINERVARIFPSGLLSVLTLVVLGLKAVTLAAFLLALAVRRRNPRQEDCRTPGPAELCSF, from the exons ATGCGCACCTCCACCCACCCCTGCTCCCGACTGCTCGTGCTGCTCCTTGTCCTCTCAG GAGCCTCTGAGCAGAGCGATGGGAATGAGTGGCAGGTGCAGCAGCCGGAGGGCCCCATGCTGGTGGCAGAAGGTGAGACTCTCCTACTGAGGTGTACATTCGTTGGCTCCTGCCTTGATGACATGATAAAATGGGTCAAGGTGAGCAATCAGGACCAGCAGGAAATTTATAACTTCAAACACGGCATCTTCCCCGGGGTGACACCCATGATCCAGAGGACATTGGAGCCACTTAATTGCGACTATTCCATCTATATCCACATTGTCACCAGGGAGCATGCTGGAACCTACCACTGTGTGAGATTTGATGGCTTAAGTGAGCACCCAGAAAAGAAGCTGGATGAGGGCACCTCAGTGCTCGTGAAGG GAGCTGGGGACTCAGAGCCAGACCTCTGGATCATGCAGCCCCAGGAGCTGGTGTCGTCGACCACTGGAGACACTGTCCTCCTGAACTGCACAGTGCTTGGAAATGGTCCCCCCGGACCCATCAGGTGGTTTCGGGGGTCTGGTCTGAGCCGGGAGGCCATTTACAACTTTGAAGGCCTCTCCCACCCCAACGTGACAGCGGTCCGGGCCTCCAAGAGCGATTTCAGCATTCTTCTACACGGCGTCTCCACTGAGTATGCAGGCACTTACTACTGCGTAAAGTTTCAGAGGAAACTCAACAGGCAATACCTGTCTGGACAGGGCACCAGGCTGAGAGTGAAAG CAAAGCCCAGTGCTCCCCAAGAGACAGAGTTCATCAATGAGCGTGTAGCCAGGATATTTCCATCAG GCCTCCTGTCTGTGCTCACACTTGTGGTCCTGGGGCTGAAGGCAGTGACCTTGGCTGCCTTCCTGCTGGCCCTGGCTGTCCGCCGGAGGAACCCTCGGCAAGAAGACTGCAGGACCCCAGGCCCAGCAGAGCTGTGCTCATTTTAG
- the SIRPB2 gene encoding signal-regulatory protein beta-2 isoform X3, with the protein MLVAEGETLLLRCTFVGSCLDDMIKWVKVSNQDQQEIYNFKHGIFPGVTPMIQRTLEPLNCDYSIYIHIVTREHAGTYHCVRFDGLSEHPEKKLDEGTSVLVKGAGDSEPDLWIMQPQELVSSTTGDTVLLNCTVLGNGPPGPIRWFRGSGLSREAIYNFEGLSHPNVTAVRASKSDFSILLHGVSTEYAGTYYCVKFQRKLNRQYLSGQGTRLRVKAKPSAPQETEFINERVARIFPSGLLSVLTLVVLGLKAVTLAAFLLALAVRRRNPRQEDCRTPGPAELCSF; encoded by the exons ATGCTGGTGGCAGAAGGTGAGACTCTCCTACTGAGGTGTACATTCGTTGGCTCCTGCCTTGATGACATGATAAAATGGGTCAAGGTGAGCAATCAGGACCAGCAGGAAATTTATAACTTCAAACACGGCATCTTCCCCGGGGTGACACCCATGATCCAGAGGACATTGGAGCCACTTAATTGCGACTATTCCATCTATATCCACATTGTCACCAGGGAGCATGCTGGAACCTACCACTGTGTGAGATTTGATGGCTTAAGTGAGCACCCAGAAAAGAAGCTGGATGAGGGCACCTCAGTGCTCGTGAAGG GAGCTGGGGACTCAGAGCCAGACCTCTGGATCATGCAGCCCCAGGAGCTGGTGTCGTCGACCACTGGAGACACTGTCCTCCTGAACTGCACAGTGCTTGGAAATGGTCCCCCCGGACCCATCAGGTGGTTTCGGGGGTCTGGTCTGAGCCGGGAGGCCATTTACAACTTTGAAGGCCTCTCCCACCCCAACGTGACAGCGGTCCGGGCCTCCAAGAGCGATTTCAGCATTCTTCTACACGGCGTCTCCACTGAGTATGCAGGCACTTACTACTGCGTAAAGTTTCAGAGGAAACTCAACAGGCAATACCTGTCTGGACAGGGCACCAGGCTGAGAGTGAAAG CAAAGCCCAGTGCTCCCCAAGAGACAGAGTTCATCAATGAGCGTGTAGCCAGGATATTTCCATCAG GCCTCCTGTCTGTGCTCACACTTGTGGTCCTGGGGCTGAAGGCAGTGACCTTGGCTGCCTTCCTGCTGGCCCTGGCTGTCCGCCGGAGGAACCCTCGGCAAGAAGACTGCAGGACCCCAGGCCCAGCAGAGCTGTGCTCATTTTAG